The Mustela erminea isolate mMusErm1 chromosome 6, mMusErm1.Pri, whole genome shotgun sequence genome includes a region encoding these proteins:
- the LOC116593758 gene encoding 60S acidic ribosomal protein P1-like: protein MEDKISALIKAADVNVEPFGLGLFGRPWGQCQHQGLVCNVCNAGAGGPASAARALPAGGPAPSTRAAPAEEKKVEAKKEIRGV from the coding sequence ATGGAGGATAAGATCAGTGCCCTCATTAAAGCGGCGGATGTAAATGTTGAACCTTTTGGGCTGGGCTTGTTTGGAAGGCCCTGGGGCCAATGTCAACATCAGGGCCTCGTCTGTAATGTCTGTAACGCAGGGGCTGGTGGACCTGCGTCAGCAGCCAGGGCTCTGCCAGCAGGAGGTCCTGCTCCCTCCACCAGGGCTGCCCCAGCTGAGGAGAAGAAAgtggaagcaaagaaagaaatcagaggagTCTGA